A part of Apostichopus japonicus isolate 1M-3 chromosome 10, ASM3797524v1, whole genome shotgun sequence genomic DNA contains:
- the LOC139974782 gene encoding uncharacterized protein, with amino-acid sequence MAALPHELTSTSEYKGLLFKLYNHATIDVRRKILLYFQVERSFIESENVKDDVKFILKLEEKNIISESNVEPLLNCLGKLKMKKLAEIVTTYQTTITKEPAKQSAEEEDNEDIPSFEHCKHKEGKNMLLCVTCCMYVCYECTYFDHNDHQVFSEDDFGDEIEIYRRLIEDELNEVNRMIDLFEQNVYVREESMVSEEIRNEITTITKKFRESMDHQLDTAEKELSKLKKARENALKETDRELRHLSSLSKKISAKIESKTNKADLVVLQKINSFNDQISDGIKKAKIINETMQDVEINVHFRPKSLSARYISITVGPVVGSVRVNKDQVVIVTDQRHQDKPAIRLSCVSCDNTSHVNWSHVIESAYFLGYGKKLPRVAVCNNLLVLPSKIFILVGCGTKIFQVEVREPKDTCYYCSCTAKDIDLTDGSEITYINVILSPQLPAGVLVTDSVSNSITRLDRDLMPVETLELEEKPHVASGFFDQKFTYAFSDGKVVKLINGSSPKQAVRTLESPSGKETFYPVSMFHDAAAFSILWRGEGTAGEHRKPYKVMVYRSKGDLVRISCEQDQGTCSMRSEAVGISFVKNHGLICLSDGKVIPYDTL; translated from the exons ATGGCGGCTTTGCCACACGAATTAACG TCAACCTCAGAATACAAGGGACTCCTTTTCAAGCTGTATAACCATGCTACTATAGATGTCAGAAGAAAAATACTACTTTACTTTCAAGTGGAGCGAAGTTTCATTGAAAGTGAAAACGTTAAAGATGACGTAAAATTCATTTTGAAGCTAGAGGAGAAAAACATCATCTCTGAATCTAACGTTGAACCGTTGCTGAATTGCTTAGGGAAGCTCAAAATGAAGAAATTGGCTGAAATAGTGACAACTTACCAAACGACGATAACGAAAG AACCTGCTAAACAAAGtgcagaagaagaagacaatGAAG ACATTCCATCATTCGAACACTGTAAACACAAGGAAGGTAAAAATATGCTGCTCTGTGTCACTTGTTGCATGTATGTTTGTTACGAGTGTACGTATTTCGATCACAACGATCACCAAGTATTTTCCGAGGACGACTTTGGTGACGAGATAGAAATATATCGACGGCTTATTGAAGATGAGCTCAACGAAGTGAATAGAATGATTgatttgtttgaacaaaatgtaTATGTGAGGGAAGAAAGTATGGTTAGTGAAGAGATCCGAAACGAGATTACAACCATTACTAAAAAGTTTCGAGAAAGCATGGATCATCAACTTGACACTGCTGAGAAAGAGCTGTCAAAACTGAAAAAAGCGCGGGAAAATGCCCTGAAAGAAACTGACAGAGAACTACGTCATCTTTCATCACTTAGTAAGAAAATTTCAGCCAAAATCGAGTCAAAAACCAACAAAGCTGACTTGGTAGTTTTACAAAAGATAAATAGTTTCAACGATCAAATTTCAGATGGGATTAAGAAGGCAAAAATTATCAATGAAACCATGCAAGACGTAGAAATCAATGTGCACTTCCGTCCTAAGTCCCTCTCTGCAAGATACATTTCCATAACAGTTGGACCGGTGGTTGGATCGGTTCGAGTAAATAAAGATCAGGTTGTTATTGTAACTGATCAACGTCATCAAGATAAGCCCGCCATTCGCTTATCATGTGTTTCATGTGATAACACATCTCATGTTAATTGGTCACATGTCATTGAATCTGCATATTTCCTGGGGTATGGTAAGAAGTTACCCAGAGTTGCAGTATGCAATAACTTACTAGTGCTGCCATCGAAAATTTTCATTTTAGTCGGATGTGGtaccaaaatatttcaagttgaAGTTAGGGAACCAAAAGATACATGTTATTATTGTTCGTGCACAGCTAAGGATATCGATTTGACAGATGGGTCTGAAATAACGTATATAAATGTGATTTTAAGTCCTCAATTGCCGGCAGGTGTCCTTGTTACCGACTCGGTTTCCAACTCAATAACCAGGCTTGACAGAGATCTGATGCCTGTGGAAACCCTAGAGTTAGAGGAAAAACCTCACGTTGCATCAGGGTTTTTCGATCAAAAGTTTACATACGCTTTTTCTGATGGCAAAGTGGTAAAACTTATCAATGGTAGCTCACCTAAACAGGCAGTACGTACTCTAGAAAGtccctcaggaaaagaaacCTTCTACCCTGTGAGTATGTTTCACGATGCTGCAGCTTTCAGTATCTTGTGGAGGGGTGAAGGTACAGCCGGGGAACATAGAAAACCTTACAAGGTAATGGTCTATCGTTCAAAAGGCGATTTAGTCAGAATCAGCTGTGAACAGGATCAAGGCACATGTTCTATGAGGAGCGAGGCGGTTGGGATCAGTTTTGTGAAGAACCATGGTTTGATATGCCTTTCTGATGGAAAAGTTATTCCTTATGATACCttgtaa
- the LOC139974781 gene encoding metabotropic glutamate receptor 6-like isoform X2 — MSANGSCEDTSRTVGVVGTGSSLTSATVAKLLALFEVPQVSYSASSPIFSNKQEYPYFLRTVGPDTYQARVMVDIAKTYQWNYVALIYSDDQYGSPGQQALIDLFMQESICVVLMHRVSDDLEDDMELTTVVEDIKADEKIEVIFTFTSKSVILRVLQAAKRAGLKDRTWIATDSWSDSLSTIQEYTDVVIGMLGVSPRATVDQGFKTYLQEIDPLTYTNNPWYKESLDAYPECIMGEAGNYSCSNSEPFLDLLDSPNEGPVTSLIIDAVYALAHGLNDMIGNCTGEECADISDYLEYVQNVSFSGFTNDPFLFDGNGDPYTQYSLFNLQNVSGKVLFQEVGFWKHDCGLNVTKPVVWPRGETAPVSRCSEDCQPGYHVVTQPPVTCCWKCVLCSDHEISKLTNSVQCTPCSQSEFVNSDKTECIPKEVMVLGWSQPSNALVLAFSLVGILSSAFCFCIYIIYQDTPVVKATSMELSLTCLVGIVIIFIVAPLFVSEATDAVCQTRYFLVGVGFSVLMGALLMKTNRISRIFNRKLSDGRPSMLLQIKYQILFLISLVLAQISLGLINLMLYPTQAHYNYSGNTVFKECQVGSVNGIWFSLVVTIGYNLILGMICNYQAFCIRKLPGQFNDSKSIFFTIFTLIIICFIIVVIALSTNGVVTAIGMGVIMLFGGYSSLCFLFGHKIWVVLFRPKHNVPQSTFDAVLKKTSLSPVPTTVDSHLEINGNMCNGLEANKEATDDEDDNIFDSGNYSEVSTLGEDDDDLDHFLEEVAQLEEEVQSAKRERHASIQELHQMKEDLKELEESHGKDLQRIRDLCQRERQSVIAILEEAGYSPEEIQAKIEEVAMQKSRSNSSDQSDQSPQEKFEAFESEWKKLNGESENCLTGYQKMQEVLFPNSFDDLKENGTSERKEKVMEPETLDSTTNIS, encoded by the exons ATGAGTGCCAATGGGTCCTGTGAGGATACCTCTAGAACCGTCGGGGTGGTCGGCACTGGCTCCAGTTTGACGTCTGCTACTGTTGCTAAGCTACTAG CTCTTTTTGAGGTACCTCAAGTGAGCTATTCTGCGTCTAGTCCTATCTTCAGCAATAAACAGGAATACCCTTATTTCCTGCGCACAGTGGGCCCCGACACTTACCAGGCCAGGGTCATGGTCGACATTGCCAAGACGTATCAATGGAACTACGTAGCCTTGATCTACAGCGATGACCAATACGGGTCTCCGGGACAGCAGGCCCTTATCGATCTCTTCATGCAGGAAAGCATCTGTGTGGTCCTGATGCACCGAGTGTCAGATGACTTAGAAGATGACATGGAATTGACTACAGTTGTGGAAGATATAAAAGCAGATGAGAAAATAGAG GTTATTTTCACATTCACCTCGAAAAGTGTAATACTGAGGGTGTTACAAGCAGCTAAGAGAGCTGGCCTGAAGGATCGTACGTGGATAGCTACAGATTCGTGGAGCGACTCCTTGTCGACCATCCAGGAATACACCGACGTGGTGATCGGCATGCTGGGAGTATCACCCAGAGCTACTGTGGACCAAGGCTTCAAAAC ATACTTGCAAGAGATAGATCCCTTGACATACACGAATAATCCTTGGTACAAAGAATCGCTGGATGCCTACCCAGAATGCATCATGGGAGAAGCAGGAAATTATTCCTGCTCTAATAGCGAACCATTCCTGGATCTATTGGATTCACCTAATGAAGGACCAGTCACCTCATTGATAATCGATGCCGTCTATGCGCTGGCGCACGGACTAAATGATATGATAGGAAATTGTACCG GAGAAGAATGTgctgatatatcagattaccTGGAATATGTTCAGAACGTCTCATTCAGTGGTTTTACCAACGACCCGTTTCTATTCGATGGCAATGGAGACCCATACACACAATATTCTCTGTTCAATCTGCAG AATGTCAGTGGGAAGGTATTGTTCCAAGAGGTCGGGTTCTGGAAGCATGATTGTGGGCTGAACGTGACAAAACCGGTGGTATGGCCCCGTGGGGAAACCGCACCTGTATCGCGATGTTCGGAGGATTGCCAACCGGGTTATCACGTGGTTACTCAACCACCTGTAACCTGCTGTTGGAAGTGTGTACTCTGCAGTG ATCACGAAATTAGTAAACTGACCAATTCTGTTCAATGCACACCTTGTAGCCAGAGTGAATTTGTGAACAGCGACAAGACGGAATGCATTCCAAAGGAGGTTATGGTCCTTGGATGGTCGCAGCCGAGTAACGCCCTGGTCTTAGCATTCTCGTTGGTCGGCATTCTCAGCTCAGCGTTTTGTTTTTGCATCTACATCATTTATCAAGACACGCCGGTGGTGAAAGCCACGAGTATGGAGCTGAGTCTGACCTGTCTGGTGGGGATAGTCATCATCTTCATCGTGGCGCCCTTGTTCGTCTCCGAGGCGACCGACGCCGTCTGCCAGACTCGTTACTTCCTGGTCGGCGTTGGATTCTCCGTCTTGATGGGAGCTCTCCTGATGAAGACCAACCGCATCTCGCGCATTTTCAACAGAAAGTTGTCAGACGGGAGACCGTCGATGCTTTTACAGATCAAG TACCAGATCCTTTTCCTAATTTCGTTAGTCCTGGCACAGATTTCTCTAGGACTCATTAACTTGATGTTATACCCGACACAAGCACACTACAATTATTCCGGGAATACAGTTTTCAAAGAATGCCAAGTCGGGAGTGTGAATGGGATATGGTTTTCCCTCGTTGTCACCATTG GATATAACCTAATTCTCGGCATGATCTGCAACTACCAAGCATTCTGCATCCGGAAACTACCGGGACAGTTTAACGACTCCAAGAGTATCTTCTTTACGATCTTCACTTtaatcatcatctgtttcatcATTGTCGTGATCGCCCTGTCAACAAATGGTGTAGTTACAGCCATCGGAATGGGTGTGATAATGCTGTTTGGAGGTTATTCCA GTTTATGCTTTTTATTTGGACATAAGATATGGGTAGTGTTATTCAGGCCGAAACACAATGTCCCTCAGTCAACTTTCGATGCAGTGCTTAAAAAGACGTCGTTGTCACCAGTGCCCACTACCGTCGATTCTCATTTG GAAATAAATGGAAATATGTGTAATGGCCTCGAAGCTAACAAGGAAGCAACTGATGACGAAGACGACAATATTTTTGACTCTGGGAATTACAGCGAGGTTTCTACCCTCGGGGAGGATGACGACGATCTGGACCACTTCCTGGAAGAGGTCGCACAGCTGGAGGAAGAAGTGCAGTCTGCTAAGAGGGAGAGGCACGCCTCCATCCAAGAACTGCACCAAATGAAGGAAGACCTCAAAGAATTAGAAGAATC GCATGGCAAGGACCTGCAAAGAATACGAGATTTGTGCCAAAGAGAAAGACAATCGGTAATAGCAATTCTGGAAGAGGCAGGCTACTCCCCTGAAGAAATACAGGCTAAGATTGAAGAAGTGGCAATGCAGAAGAGTCGGAGTAACTCATCTGACCAG AGTGACCAGTCACCGCAGGAAAAGTTTGAGGCTTTTGAAAGTGAATGGAAAAAACTGAATGGAGAATCCGAGAATTGTCTTACTGGTTATCAGAAAATGCAAGAGGTTTT ATTTCCAAACAGTTTTGATGATTTGAAGGAAAATGGAACCTCTGAACGGAAAGAGAAAGTTATGGAACCAGAGACATTAGATAGTACTACGAATATCAGCTGA